A stretch of Schaalia odontolytica DNA encodes these proteins:
- a CDS encoding DUF4062 domain-containing protein has product MLLPWRWETSSVPKLGKHPQVFVNEQGVDKADIVIALFGSRLGTPTPEAISGTVEEIERSVEHGKHVHLYFSEAPHPNDVDVEQLSALRSFREEISERGLLATFANPSQLEHKVWQAIELDVSELVDGGQVLTPAKKRGAQFRVQSKQSQQLKETDSRGRAKYTTKHWLEVTNIGDSAAENVTFRAEATSGPIFLVTPEQPIRLDPNVTWKLNFDLTLGTGGRLQLIISWDENEDHKTERFDFQ; this is encoded by the coding sequence ATGCTACTGCCGTGGAGATGGGAAACATCGTCAGTTCCCAAGCTCGGCAAGCATCCCCAAGTATTTGTCAATGAGCAGGGGGTTGATAAGGCAGACATAGTCATTGCCCTATTCGGTAGCAGGCTCGGAACTCCGACGCCTGAAGCAATCTCAGGAACCGTAGAAGAGATCGAACGATCCGTAGAACACGGGAAACACGTACATCTCTATTTTTCTGAAGCCCCTCATCCAAATGACGTGGACGTTGAGCAGCTGAGCGCTCTTCGTTCTTTTCGTGAAGAGATCAGCGAAAGAGGACTCCTTGCGACATTCGCAAACCCGAGTCAGCTAGAACATAAGGTCTGGCAAGCAATCGAGCTAGACGTCTCAGAACTTGTTGACGGCGGGCAAGTTTTGACTCCAGCAAAAAAACGCGGAGCACAGTTTCGCGTCCAGTCGAAGCAAAGCCAGCAGCTCAAAGAAACAGACTCGCGAGGCAGAGCGAAATACACAACGAAGCACTGGCTAGAGGTCACGAACATCGGAGATTCCGCTGCCGAAAACGTAACATTTAGAGCAGAAGCCACTTCAGGTCCAATTTTTCTTGTCACGCCAGAACAGCCAATTCGACTCGATCCTAATGTGACCTGGAAGCTCAATTTCGACCTAACACTGGGGACTGGTGGCAGGCTCCAGCTGATCATTAGCTGGGATGAAAACGAAGATCACAAGACAGAACGCTTCGACTTTCAGTAG
- a CDS encoding transposase: protein MGRRKKAFSAYFDTDRANNGPTEATNRILELGIRNARGYRNPTNYQLRMPLIARGLDASTHTQL from the coding sequence TTGGGGCGACGAAAAAAGGCGTTCTCGGCCTACTTCGACACCGACCGAGCAAACAACGGACCCACGGAAGCCACCAATAGAATCCTAGAACTAGGCATACGAAACGCCAGAGGCTACCGCAACCCGACCAACTACCAACTCCGAATGCCCCTCATCGCAAGAGGCTTAGACGCCTCCACCCACACCCAACTATGA
- a CDS encoding DUF6318 family protein → MKVPPLSEQPVTEEEEHAFLDPTSRRKKSSLADRRAALRPWAMGIGLTVLVAMAAVGAYTLGASIGSWNDHPSAAATPTVHPAPAPSASSEPPMSGGYEIGPDGVLVRPAEYAADTYTKPELPEEAKENTERGAEAAAEHYLALLVYAWNTGDTQPFADMSSPSSQFASAIVRDINERYGSGWTYGMESNITHILRVEPIEANGKDIPEGSIVVKYRVDSYDGTYCTKTKVHTATSRYKSTLTLIMTWRDGQWVETQGRFAGDEKE, encoded by the coding sequence ATGAAGGTCCCACCCCTATCCGAGCAACCCGTCACCGAGGAAGAAGAGCACGCCTTCCTCGACCCGACGTCACGCCGCAAGAAGAGCTCCCTAGCAGACAGGAGAGCAGCACTACGCCCGTGGGCAATGGGTATCGGACTCACCGTACTGGTGGCTATGGCAGCTGTTGGTGCCTACACACTGGGTGCGAGCATCGGCTCGTGGAACGATCATCCCAGTGCCGCCGCAACACCCACCGTGCACCCCGCGCCCGCACCATCAGCATCCAGTGAACCTCCGATGTCAGGCGGCTACGAGATCGGCCCCGACGGCGTCCTCGTGCGACCCGCCGAGTACGCGGCAGACACCTACACCAAGCCGGAGCTGCCCGAAGAAGCCAAGGAAAACACCGAACGCGGCGCCGAAGCCGCGGCGGAACACTACCTCGCGCTGCTTGTTTACGCGTGGAACACCGGAGACACTCAACCATTCGCGGATATGTCCTCCCCATCATCACAGTTTGCATCGGCTATTGTCCGAGACATTAACGAACGATATGGCAGTGGATGGACATACGGAATGGAATCGAACATCACACATATCCTTCGCGTTGAGCCGATTGAAGCAAACGGCAAAGATATTCCCGAAGGTTCTATCGTTGTGAAATATCGTGTCGATTCATACGACGGAACGTACTGCACCAAGACGAAAGTGCACACCGCCACCTCGAGGTATAAATCCACGTTGACCCTGATCATGACATGGCGCGACGGACAGTGGGTTGAAACGCAGGGAAGATTTGCCGGTGATGAGAAAGAATAA
- a CDS encoding anchored repeat-type ABC transporter permease subunit → MSTVIHAAGGGLAAAADFLSPYDFFRDLTNPALAFLPRALLIAVVAALVCGSVGVHVVLRGMAFIGDAVAHSVFPGLAIAFVCGGSLVFGGALAGVVTAVLVALLAQNRRLKEDSVIGVLFVGAFALGVAIIARAPGYAGSLQDFLFGSITGIPASDVPVVLAGALFVLLMLFLAHRPIVAVTLDRESARAAGVHVLLADLSLYVAVALAVVISVQTIGNVLVLALLVTPAATARLLCDRLGTMMILSPVLGASGGLVGLYLSWALDVPTGATIVLVLTACFVLAWLFAPRHGLLARTLRERQG, encoded by the coding sequence ATGAGCACCGTGATCCACGCGGCCGGGGGTGGTCTCGCCGCGGCGGCGGACTTCCTGAGCCCCTACGACTTCTTCCGCGACCTGACGAATCCCGCGCTGGCGTTCCTGCCGCGCGCGCTGCTCATCGCGGTCGTCGCCGCGCTCGTGTGCGGCAGCGTCGGCGTGCACGTCGTCCTGCGCGGCATGGCGTTCATCGGCGACGCCGTCGCGCACTCCGTGTTCCCCGGCCTGGCGATCGCCTTCGTGTGCGGCGGGTCCCTGGTGTTCGGCGGGGCGCTCGCGGGCGTCGTGACCGCCGTGCTCGTGGCCTTGTTGGCGCAGAATCGGCGGCTCAAGGAGGACTCCGTCATTGGCGTGCTCTTCGTCGGCGCTTTTGCGCTCGGCGTCGCGATCATTGCGCGGGCGCCCGGGTATGCGGGCAGCCTGCAGGACTTCCTGTTCGGGTCGATCACGGGCATCCCGGCGTCGGATGTGCCCGTGGTGCTGGCTGGCGCGTTGTTCGTGTTGCTCATGCTGTTCCTGGCGCACCGGCCCATCGTCGCCGTGACCCTGGACCGCGAGAGCGCCCGGGCGGCGGGCGTGCACGTGCTGCTGGCCGACCTGTCTCTGTATGTTGCCGTGGCCCTGGCCGTCGTTATCTCCGTGCAGACGATCGGCAACGTCCTGGTGCTGGCCCTCCTCGTGACCCCCGCGGCCACCGCGCGGCTCCTGTGCGACCGTCTGGGGACCATGATGATCCTGTCACCCGTGCTCGGGGCTTCCGGGGGCCTGGTGGGCCTGTACCTGTCGTGGGCGCTGGACGTGCCCACGGGCGCCACGATCGTCCTCGTGCTGACCGCCTGCTTCGTGCTCGCCTGGCTCTTCGCGCCGAGGCACGGCCTCCTCGCGCGGACATTGCGCGAGAGGCAGGGGTGA
- a CDS encoding anchored repeat-type ABC transporter ATP-binding subunit has product MSQLRVTGVGASLGGRSVLEGVDLEVEAGELVGLIGPNGAGKTTLIRSILGLIPSSGRVETDGAIGYVPQRHEFAWDFPISVRDAVLQAVTVRRGLLGRARTPHFRAVEEALSLVGMRDLAKRPIGELSGGQRQRVLVARALAIRPAVLLLDEPFTGLDMPTQEMLMDLFRALADGGRALLMTTHDLIGARAGCDRLYLLRRTIVASGRPEELADADPWIRAFDVRPDNPILDALGVRA; this is encoded by the coding sequence GTGAGCCAGCTGCGCGTCACCGGAGTGGGCGCGTCCTTGGGCGGGCGCAGTGTCCTCGAGGGCGTCGACCTGGAGGTCGAGGCAGGGGAGCTCGTCGGCCTCATCGGACCCAACGGCGCCGGAAAGACCACGCTGATCCGCTCGATCCTGGGCTTGATTCCCTCCAGTGGGCGCGTCGAGACCGACGGCGCGATCGGGTACGTGCCGCAGCGGCACGAGTTCGCGTGGGACTTCCCGATCAGCGTGCGCGACGCCGTCCTCCAGGCCGTCACCGTGCGACGAGGCCTGCTCGGGCGCGCACGGACCCCGCACTTCCGCGCGGTCGAGGAGGCCCTGTCCCTCGTGGGCATGCGCGACCTCGCCAAGCGCCCCATCGGCGAGCTGTCCGGTGGGCAGCGCCAGCGCGTCCTCGTCGCCCGGGCACTCGCGATCCGGCCCGCTGTGCTGCTCCTCGACGAGCCTTTCACCGGCCTCGACATGCCCACGCAGGAGATGCTCATGGACCTGTTCCGCGCGCTCGCGGACGGGGGGCGTGCCCTCCTTATGACCACGCACGACCTCATCGGCGCGCGCGCCGGCTGCGACCGCCTGTACCTGCTGCGGCGCACGATCGTCGCCTCCGGGCGGCCCGAGGAGCTGGCCGACGCCGACCCGTGGATCCGCGCCTTCGACGTGCGACCCGACAACCCGATCCTTGACGCCCTAGGAGTGCGCGCATGA
- a CDS encoding TIGR03773 family transporter-associated surface protein, whose amino-acid sequence MKSFSSRPTSGRGVARRLFACEDGRRLYAPVAAARPRDRHTRASLGVVDLEARPGPAAAPGASRRPFCKPSQALSSPTGPSGCPASTSSRFARLGMSLSALLVSAFLVIVGAPSSFADPSPDPDLAQSVAAHEEWSNEASEISVGHVDLGPRLIDGQWRAGLRHDAETGAVWRDPNQTVLRVNDAAIMTAPDSDDYPFLADVAGKPVYVVPQTQNPGVVWLGWNTQDPAVTATIDRGLTMRVGPVSGPGRAWLFLQSGTFGKPLLLADSGAAPGDVWIDSGTHVHANWAFSAPGTYTATVTFLGTTTAGEAVSASTTLRFAVGDAASASEALAMAAPAVADSASAGASASSSGAAPAASGAAPASSSSASGAAPGGLPDWAFLAIIAVAAASLLVIGALVVARSRRSRAEQAAAIAEADSILAPLPTARGEGSGERGPGLDDRGGEQ is encoded by the coding sequence ATGAAATCCTTCTCTTCTCGCCCGACTTCCGGCCGAGGCGTCGCCCGCCGGCTCTTTGCCTGCGAGGACGGCCGCCGGCTCTACGCCCCGGTGGCGGCGGCCCGCCCGCGAGATCGCCACACGCGAGCTTCGCTCGGAGTGGTCGATCTCGAAGCCCGGCCAGGCCCCGCCGCCGCCCCCGGGGCTAGCCGGAGGCCTTTCTGCAAGCCCAGCCAGGCCCTGTCGTCGCCCACGGGACCGAGCGGGTGTCCTGCCAGCACCTCGTCGCGCTTCGCGCGCCTTGGCATGTCTCTGAGCGCTCTGCTTGTGTCGGCGTTCCTCGTCATCGTGGGTGCGCCCTCTTCTTTTGCTGACCCGAGTCCCGACCCCGACCTCGCGCAGAGCGTTGCCGCGCACGAGGAGTGGTCGAATGAGGCCAGCGAGATCAGCGTTGGGCACGTCGACCTCGGCCCCCGACTGATCGACGGGCAGTGGCGGGCCGGACTGCGCCACGACGCCGAGACCGGCGCCGTGTGGCGTGACCCCAACCAGACCGTCCTGCGGGTCAATGATGCGGCCATCATGACCGCGCCCGACTCCGACGATTACCCGTTCCTGGCCGACGTTGCCGGCAAGCCCGTGTACGTCGTTCCCCAGACGCAGAACCCTGGCGTCGTGTGGCTCGGCTGGAACACGCAGGACCCCGCCGTCACCGCCACCATCGACCGCGGCCTCACCATGCGCGTCGGCCCCGTGTCCGGCCCCGGCCGCGCGTGGCTGTTCCTGCAGTCCGGCACCTTTGGCAAGCCCCTCCTGCTCGCCGACTCGGGCGCGGCACCCGGCGACGTGTGGATCGACTCGGGCACGCACGTGCACGCCAACTGGGCGTTCTCCGCGCCCGGCACCTACACGGCGACCGTGACCTTCCTCGGCACGACCACCGCTGGTGAGGCCGTCAGCGCTTCCACGACCCTACGCTTCGCCGTCGGTGACGCCGCCTCCGCGTCCGAGGCCCTGGCCATGGCCGCGCCCGCCGTTGCTGATTCCGCTTCGGCGGGGGCGTCCGCTTCTTCCTCTGGCGCCGCGCCCGCTGCTTCCGGGGCCGCCCCCGCGTCCTCTTCCTCCGCTTCGGGTGCCGCGCCGGGCGGGCTGCCCGACTGGGCCTTCCTCGCGATCATCGCTGTCGCCGCGGCGTCCCTCCTCGTGATCGGCGCCCTCGTGGTGGCGCGCTCGCGCCGCAGCCGCGCCGAACAGGCCGCCGCCATCGCCGAGGCCGACTCCATCCTCGCGCCCCTGCCCACCGCCCGCGGTGAGGGCTCGGGCGAGCGCGGCCCCGGCCTCGACGATCGGGGAGGGGAGCAGTGA
- a CDS encoding anchored repeat ABC transporter, substrate-binding protein yields the protein MLAASTLALTATLAGCAPAPNPSSDGELRVVATTGILADLVRNVAGDRVHVTQMVPNGADPHSWEPSLRTIRDVAYADVAFSNYLMLEEHALIRALDSNLPAGSRSVSVAEEAAKNGATILPLVEDRALDTPWLGMRVWGDGADMGATRASQIDLTTTGVDGPGQAAAYLTTSFGQPEIAFATSDGFNAAGGYDTDTAQLPADAHQHMSWAFTAPGVYRVHFRANLRTTPGATPVGVGEGTAVFAVGTPPEEVASAEGRRVLSAGHADITVNLTTKRVELASDAGALSGDEASAPCVGASSAAAAVASTMECTDLDQVVIEVPTRALTTIPGEASFRFIGEPGANVYMLPQAVLGKHVHGDIDPHLWHDVHNAQAYVRVIRDSLISVDPDGEATYRANAAAYLTRLDELDATVASTIASIPEERRKLVTTNDAYAYLANAYGLTVAGFVAPNPSVEPSIADRIKLQATLSDSSIPAVFLEPNLARTRSTLRTAATDAGVDICPLYGDTLDDQAPTYIDMMEHNARSLARCLGGKEMP from the coding sequence GTGCTCGCTGCCTCGACGTTAGCGCTCACGGCGACCCTGGCCGGCTGCGCGCCCGCGCCCAACCCCTCCAGCGACGGTGAACTGCGCGTCGTCGCCACGACCGGCATCCTCGCCGACCTCGTGCGCAACGTTGCCGGAGACCGCGTCCACGTGACCCAGATGGTGCCCAACGGTGCAGACCCGCACTCGTGGGAGCCCTCCCTGCGCACCATCCGCGATGTTGCCTACGCGGACGTCGCCTTCTCCAACTACCTCATGCTCGAGGAGCACGCCCTCATCCGTGCTCTCGACTCCAACCTGCCCGCTGGCTCGCGCTCCGTCTCCGTCGCCGAGGAGGCCGCCAAGAACGGCGCCACCATCCTTCCCCTCGTCGAAGACCGCGCGCTTGACACCCCGTGGCTCGGCATGCGCGTGTGGGGCGACGGCGCCGACATGGGAGCCACCCGCGCCTCACAGATCGACCTGACGACCACCGGCGTCGACGGGCCCGGCCAGGCCGCCGCCTACCTCACCACGTCGTTCGGGCAGCCGGAGATCGCCTTCGCGACCTCGGACGGCTTCAACGCCGCAGGCGGATACGACACCGACACCGCGCAGCTGCCCGCCGACGCCCACCAGCACATGAGCTGGGCGTTCACCGCCCCCGGCGTGTACCGCGTCCACTTCCGCGCCAACCTGCGCACCACCCCCGGCGCCACGCCGGTGGGCGTCGGGGAAGGCACCGCCGTCTTCGCCGTCGGCACCCCGCCCGAGGAGGTCGCCTCCGCCGAAGGCCGCCGTGTCCTCTCCGCAGGCCATGCCGACATCACCGTCAACCTCACCACCAAGCGCGTCGAACTCGCCTCCGACGCCGGAGCACTCAGCGGGGACGAGGCCTCGGCCCCCTGCGTGGGCGCATCCAGCGCGGCGGCGGCCGTCGCCTCGACCATGGAATGCACCGACCTCGACCAGGTCGTCATCGAAGTGCCCACCCGCGCCCTCACGACGATCCCCGGGGAGGCCTCGTTCCGCTTCATCGGCGAGCCCGGTGCGAACGTGTACATGCTCCCGCAGGCCGTCCTCGGCAAGCACGTCCACGGCGACATCGACCCCCACCTGTGGCACGACGTCCACAACGCCCAAGCGTACGTGCGTGTCATCCGCGACTCGCTGATCTCCGTCGACCCCGACGGCGAAGCCACCTACCGGGCCAACGCAGCCGCCTACCTGACGCGCCTCGACGAACTCGACGCCACCGTCGCCTCGACCATCGCGTCCATCCCCGAGGAGCGCCGCAAACTCGTCACCACCAACGACGCGTACGCGTACCTGGCCAACGCCTACGGGCTCACTGTCGCCGGCTTCGTCGCACCCAACCCCAGCGTCGAACCCTCCATCGCCGACCGCATCAAACTCCAGGCCACCCTGTCCGACTCCTCGATCCCCGCGGTGTTCCTCGAACCCAACCTGGCGCGCACACGCTCCACCCTGCGCACCGCCGCCACCGACGCGGGCGTGGACATCTGCCCCCTGTACGGCGACACCCTCGACGACCAAGCACCCACCTACATCGACATGATGGAACACAACGCCCGCTCACTGGCACGCTGCCTGGGCGGCAAGGAGATGCCATGA